In Microbacterium foliorum, the following proteins share a genomic window:
- a CDS encoding rhamnogalacturonan lyase family protein produces MEHSTRSARKPHSFPRLRAGFAAVTIAAVIGATMTAVPAAAALEPAADGAWRFDFGTAASPVAEGYEPVLTTSLYTAASGWGVTVPDGVALFDRDRTGNRTPADPVAEDFIAGTSWGFLLDSVPAGEYDVTVTIGDALTTASSTNATLTLEGVAQTRLTTTRGGSTTETFRTKVEDGQLTVGFTGSGLGAYINGLVVAPVLPAVPADLAVAKAAWNTVDLAWGTSEGATAYRVLRADVDGDAVGEFSQIAEIETTTFSDTDVAEGDSFAYAVEAVNSYGLVSARTAEVRSGAIPALAVPATPEGLAVAQVTKDAVALTWTATPNADEYVVERADADGLFSAVTTVTAPAFTDTVDTSQEWSYRVTARNAAGASGASAAVDSTVYAAPAPLPAGDRIVFDFGPGALADGAVGVTSAVGFSDEWGYGFSTAPTSPEPDVDRGGDDPLRGDHVAAHGGTFEVQLGAGDYIVNVIAGDRTAASEIAITAEGIAKVQTTAKPAGEYLEMAFPIALVDGRLTLQVGGSAAALDALTITRQTNRAPGALPTVYLAGDSTVQTYTDTFAPQAGWGQMIDRFFADDVAFANHAIGGRSSKNFITQGRLDEILRGIRPGDYLFVQFGHNDATQGVDDRYASPADYKEYLRSYVHGARQRGATPVLVTPVSRRSFDATTGAANVSFPEYVAKMIELAQEEGVPLVDLSASSRTYLDEIGPEAAKSVFLWVDPGIFPGRPAGTQDDTHFQDYGAIQMARLIAQDVAALDDPLAAKVVDVEPPAAVPAAPANLVAGSISNAGAVLQWSASSGADIYRIERQATADPEQVWSLVTTTTQTSAIVQGLAEGAGYRYRVFAVNGRGVSEASNTVSFSTKQARWKFDFQLTGGVVMPGYTEVNPDDGYTVDGGFGFATPLAANAGRDRGSAGGASELERDFVLPGDSSEFLLDVPNGTYSVKTYSGDWIGSTRTNFDIEGKAFGTGNAGSGAVNASVRGPVLVTDGQLTVRVHGAAAGTRLNGIEVTPILLGPAGLEVTDVNADPAAPTVSLAWTAEPGMTWKVYRTSAFEKAATLVGETTTASFVDAGARLGLDYAYHVTAVDQTGLESVPSASVDVSLVDPAVDSPAAPTALAVDRLEKREVEISWAQPSTAVYTMVFRSEIEGERGELAGFATTNRFVDTAVLTTIPYHYTAVAVNAGGAGPDSAQLSTEAATVLQRQAEYLDRAPAAVQTDDGVLVSWRMLGTDPDAIAFHVYRDGTRITDEPIADSTNLLDADGSGDSTYFVTSLLDDREVTVTDEFGVQDGDHLSIPLDKPADAYTKDGQPYSYRANDASVGDLDGDGQYEILVKWDPSNSKDNSQAGYTGNVYLDAYRLDGTRLWRIDLGVNIRAGAHYTQFQVFDYDGDGRAEVMMKTADGTIDGVGQPIGNASADHRNSTGYVLTGPEYLSVFNGLTGAAVDTVDYVPARGDVGSWGDAYGNRVDRFLAATAYLDGEHPSAIFSRGYYTRAVMAAYDFDGTTLTQRWVLDSNDAGNEGLYGEGNHNLSVADVDGDQKDEIVFGSATVDDDGSVLYSTELGHGDAIHVSDLVPSNPGLEVFAAHEDMNASGNAGATMRDARTGAILWSVPAARDTGRAASGDIDPRHEGAEGWAIGGDAAWDSPVGQLRSSTGELIGDRIPAANFLAWFDGDPLREIVDHDWNAETSTGVPTVSKWNWETESSDVILEAAGALSNNSTKGTPNLQADLFGDWREEIAWRSDDSTELRVYSTTDETDLRLRTLMHDPVYRLSVAWQNTGYNQPPHTSFFLGDGMEQPPAPRIAVTGDPSGAVDQTAPVVSGMPADGALFPSTSSFTVDVTAADPESGVRTLDIAFDGEPVAPGQAIELAELVGTHTVTVNAVNHDGLVTRAEAQILVYDDERPAAKPARGTLSTDSGWDTGLHDGEFTVSMNLWHGVNGAVFRLYENGALIATKLLDADSPKAQLTTVSVSGRTDGTYVYTGELVNAKGTTATTSVTVKVKDAAPGVPVVSHDNWDRDGSYTVTTDLWWGTNGTEYRLYENGALIDTQTLVAASPSAQRAKTAITGRAPGTYAYVAEFSNAAGTTASKSVTVTVR; encoded by the coding sequence GTGGAGCATTCCACTCGTTCTGCACGTAAGCCCCACTCGTTCCCGCGCCTGCGCGCCGGGTTCGCCGCCGTCACGATCGCGGCCGTGATCGGAGCGACCATGACCGCCGTTCCGGCCGCCGCCGCCCTCGAACCGGCCGCAGACGGCGCCTGGCGATTCGACTTCGGCACAGCGGCGAGCCCGGTCGCCGAGGGATACGAGCCGGTGCTCACGACCTCGCTCTACACCGCCGCGTCAGGGTGGGGAGTGACGGTTCCAGACGGCGTCGCGCTGTTCGACCGTGACCGCACCGGCAACCGCACACCGGCGGATCCCGTCGCCGAGGACTTCATCGCCGGCACCTCCTGGGGCTTCCTGCTCGACAGCGTTCCCGCGGGCGAGTACGACGTGACGGTGACCATCGGCGATGCGCTGACGACGGCGTCGAGCACCAACGCGACGCTGACGCTCGAGGGCGTCGCGCAGACACGGCTCACGACCACCAGGGGCGGCTCCACCACTGAGACATTCCGCACGAAGGTCGAAGACGGACAGCTGACTGTGGGCTTCACGGGAAGCGGCCTCGGGGCCTACATCAACGGACTCGTCGTCGCACCGGTGCTCCCCGCAGTGCCCGCCGACCTCGCGGTCGCCAAGGCCGCCTGGAACACGGTCGATCTCGCCTGGGGGACCTCGGAAGGCGCCACGGCGTACCGCGTGCTGCGAGCCGACGTCGATGGCGATGCGGTCGGCGAGTTCAGTCAGATCGCCGAGATCGAGACGACGACGTTCTCCGACACCGACGTCGCCGAAGGTGACTCGTTCGCCTACGCGGTCGAGGCCGTCAACTCATACGGGCTCGTATCCGCCCGCACCGCCGAGGTGCGCAGCGGAGCGATCCCTGCCCTCGCCGTGCCGGCGACTCCTGAGGGGCTCGCGGTCGCGCAGGTGACGAAGGATGCCGTCGCACTGACCTGGACCGCGACGCCGAACGCCGATGAATACGTCGTCGAGCGTGCGGATGCCGATGGGCTCTTCTCCGCCGTCACCACCGTCACCGCCCCCGCGTTCACCGACACGGTCGACACGTCGCAGGAGTGGTCGTACCGGGTGACCGCGCGCAACGCGGCTGGCGCCTCCGGTGCCTCCGCCGCCGTCGACTCGACGGTCTACGCAGCTCCCGCTCCCCTGCCGGCCGGCGACCGGATCGTCTTCGACTTCGGCCCCGGCGCCCTCGCCGATGGCGCCGTCGGCGTCACATCCGCCGTCGGGTTCTCCGACGAGTGGGGATACGGCTTCAGCACCGCCCCGACCTCCCCCGAGCCCGACGTCGACCGCGGCGGCGACGACCCGCTGCGGGGAGACCACGTCGCCGCGCACGGCGGCACCTTCGAGGTGCAGCTCGGCGCGGGCGACTACATCGTGAACGTGATCGCGGGCGACCGGACCGCCGCCAGCGAGATCGCGATCACCGCGGAGGGCATCGCCAAGGTGCAGACGACCGCGAAGCCCGCCGGGGAGTATCTCGAGATGGCGTTCCCGATCGCGCTCGTCGACGGGCGCCTGACCCTGCAGGTCGGCGGGTCGGCGGCGGCACTCGACGCGCTCACCATCACGCGCCAGACCAACCGGGCACCCGGAGCGCTGCCGACGGTCTACCTCGCCGGCGACTCGACCGTCCAGACCTACACCGACACGTTCGCACCGCAGGCGGGTTGGGGTCAGATGATCGACCGGTTCTTCGCCGATGACGTCGCGTTCGCGAACCACGCGATCGGCGGACGGTCCTCGAAGAACTTCATCACGCAGGGCCGCCTCGACGAGATCCTTCGCGGAATCCGCCCCGGCGACTATCTGTTCGTGCAGTTCGGCCACAACGACGCGACTCAGGGCGTCGACGATCGCTACGCGTCTCCCGCCGATTACAAGGAGTATCTGCGCAGCTACGTGCACGGCGCCCGCCAGCGCGGCGCGACCCCCGTGCTCGTCACCCCCGTCTCGCGCCGCAGCTTCGACGCGACCACCGGTGCGGCCAACGTGAGCTTCCCCGAGTACGTGGCGAAGATGATCGAGCTCGCGCAGGAGGAGGGCGTCCCGCTCGTCGACCTCTCGGCGTCGAGCCGCACCTACCTCGACGAGATCGGTCCCGAGGCCGCGAAGTCGGTGTTCCTCTGGGTCGATCCGGGCATCTTCCCCGGGCGTCCGGCCGGCACCCAGGACGACACGCACTTCCAGGACTACGGCGCGATCCAGATGGCTCGCCTCATCGCCCAGGATGTCGCCGCTCTCGACGACCCCCTCGCCGCGAAGGTCGTCGACGTCGAGCCGCCCGCCGCGGTGCCGGCCGCACCGGCGAACCTCGTGGCGGGATCCATCTCGAATGCGGGTGCCGTGCTGCAGTGGAGCGCATCGTCGGGCGCCGACATCTACCGCATCGAACGCCAGGCCACCGCCGACCCCGAGCAGGTCTGGTCGCTGGTGACCACGACCACGCAGACGAGTGCCATCGTGCAGGGCCTCGCCGAGGGCGCGGGGTACCGCTACCGCGTGTTCGCGGTGAACGGCCGCGGAGTCTCGGAGGCGTCGAACACCGTGAGCTTCTCGACCAAGCAGGCGAGATGGAAGTTCGACTTCCAGCTCACCGGCGGGGTCGTGATGCCCGGCTACACCGAGGTGAACCCCGACGACGGATACACGGTTGACGGCGGATTCGGCTTCGCGACCCCCTTGGCCGCGAACGCCGGGCGCGATCGCGGGAGCGCGGGTGGTGCGAGCGAGCTCGAGCGCGACTTCGTCCTGCCCGGCGACTCGAGCGAGTTCCTGCTGGACGTGCCGAACGGCACCTACTCGGTCAAGACCTACTCGGGCGACTGGATCGGCTCCACCCGGACGAACTTCGACATCGAAGGGAAGGCCTTCGGCACAGGCAACGCCGGATCCGGCGCCGTGAACGCTTCGGTCCGCGGCCCTGTGCTCGTCACCGACGGTCAGCTCACCGTGCGTGTGCACGGCGCCGCCGCGGGAACACGCCTCAACGGCATCGAGGTGACTCCGATCCTGCTCGGCCCGGCCGGCCTCGAGGTGACCGACGTGAACGCGGATCCCGCTGCGCCGACCGTCTCCCTCGCCTGGACCGCCGAGCCGGGGATGACCTGGAAGGTGTACCGCACCTCGGCGTTCGAGAAGGCGGCGACCCTGGTCGGCGAGACGACGACGGCTTCGTTCGTCGATGCCGGCGCCCGCCTGGGACTCGATTACGCGTATCACGTGACCGCGGTCGACCAGACCGGGCTCGAGTCGGTGCCCTCGGCATCCGTCGACGTGTCTCTGGTCGACCCGGCTGTCGATTCGCCGGCGGCACCGACCGCGCTCGCGGTCGACCGCCTCGAGAAGCGCGAGGTCGAGATCTCGTGGGCGCAGCCGAGCACCGCCGTCTACACGATGGTCTTCCGCTCCGAGATCGAGGGTGAGCGCGGTGAACTCGCCGGCTTCGCCACCACGAACCGTTTCGTCGACACGGCCGTGCTGACCACGATCCCGTACCACTACACCGCTGTCGCGGTGAATGCCGGCGGTGCGGGGCCCGACTCGGCACAGCTGAGCACCGAGGCGGCCACCGTGCTGCAGCGGCAGGCCGAGTATCTCGACCGCGCGCCCGCAGCGGTGCAGACGGACGACGGCGTGCTGGTCAGCTGGCGCATGCTCGGGACCGACCCCGACGCGATCGCCTTCCACGTCTACCGTGACGGCACTCGCATCACGGACGAGCCGATCGCCGACTCGACCAACCTCCTCGACGCCGACGGCTCGGGCGACTCGACGTACTTCGTCACGAGCCTCCTCGACGATCGCGAGGTCACGGTGACCGACGAGTTCGGAGTGCAGGACGGAGACCACCTCTCGATCCCTCTCGACAAGCCTGCCGACGCGTACACGAAGGACGGACAGCCGTACTCGTACCGCGCCAACGACGCGAGCGTCGGAGACCTCGACGGCGACGGGCAGTACGAGATCCTCGTCAAGTGGGACCCCTCGAACTCGAAGGACAACTCGCAGGCGGGATACACCGGCAACGTGTACCTCGACGCCTACCGTCTCGACGGCACACGTCTGTGGCGCATCGACCTGGGGGTCAACATCCGGGCGGGCGCGCACTACACGCAGTTCCAGGTGTTCGACTACGACGGCGACGGACGCGCCGAGGTGATGATGAAGACAGCCGACGGCACGATCGACGGCGTGGGGCAGCCCATCGGCAACGCCAGCGCCGACCACCGCAACAGCACGGGGTACGTGCTCACCGGGCCCGAGTACCTCAGCGTCTTCAACGGACTGACGGGGGCCGCGGTCGACACCGTGGACTACGTGCCGGCTCGAGGCGACGTCGGCTCCTGGGGCGACGCCTACGGCAACCGGGTCGACCGCTTCCTGGCGGCGACCGCGTACCTCGACGGCGAGCACCCCAGCGCGATCTTCAGCCGCGGGTACTACACCCGCGCCGTGATGGCGGCGTACGACTTCGACGGCACGACGCTGACGCAGCGGTGGGTGCTCGACTCGAACGACGCCGGCAACGAGGGCCTCTACGGCGAGGGCAACCACAATCTGTCTGTGGCCGATGTCGACGGAGACCAGAAGGACGAGATCGTCTTCGGCTCAGCCACGGTCGACGATGACGGCTCGGTGCTCTACTCGACCGAGCTCGGGCACGGAGACGCGATCCACGTCTCGGACCTCGTGCCCTCGAACCCCGGCCTCGAGGTGTTCGCGGCACACGAGGACATGAACGCCTCGGGCAACGCCGGCGCGACGATGCGCGACGCCCGCACGGGTGCAATTCTCTGGTCCGTCCCCGCCGCCAGGGACACCGGTCGTGCCGCATCCGGCGACATCGATCCCCGGCATGAGGGCGCCGAGGGATGGGCGATCGGCGGCGACGCCGCGTGGGACTCCCCCGTGGGCCAGCTGAGATCGTCCACGGGCGAGCTCATCGGCGACCGCATTCCTGCAGCGAACTTCCTCGCCTGGTTCGACGGAGACCCGCTGCGGGAGATCGTCGACCATGACTGGAACGCCGAGACGTCCACGGGCGTGCCGACGGTGTCGAAGTGGAACTGGGAGACCGAGTCCAGCGACGTGATCCTGGAGGCTGCGGGCGCACTCTCCAACAACAGCACCAAGGGCACCCCGAACCTGCAGGCTGATCTGTTCGGCGACTGGCGCGAGGAGATCGCCTGGCGCTCCGACGACTCGACCGAGCTGCGGGTCTACTCCACCACCGACGAAACGGACTTGCGCCTGCGGACCCTCATGCACGACCCGGTGTACCGGCTCTCGGTCGCGTGGCAGAACACCGGATACAACCAGCCGCCGCACACGAGCTTCTTCCTCGGCGACGGCATGGAACAGCCGCCGGCGCCGCGCATCGCGGTGACGGGCGACCCCTCGGGTGCGGTCGATCAGACAGCTCCCGTCGTGTCGGGGATGCCTGCGGACGGCGCTCTGTTCCCGAGCACGTCGAGCTTCACGGTGGACGTGACGGCTGCCGACCCCGAGTCGGGGGTGCGCACTCTCGACATCGCCTTCGACGGAGAACCCGTCGCGCCCGGCCAGGCCATCGAGCTGGCCGAGCTCGTCGGCACCCACACGGTGACGGTCAACGCCGTCAACCACGACGGTCTCGTCACCCGCGCGGAGGCTCAGATCCTGGTCTACGACGACGAGCGACCGGCAGCGAAGCCCGCCCGTGGCACGCTGTCGACGGACTCGGGCTGGGACACCGGTCTGCACGACGGTGAGTTCACGGTGTCGATGAACCTCTGGCACGGCGTGAACGGCGCGGTGTTCCGACTCTATGAGAACGGCGCGCTCATCGCGACGAAGCTCCTCGATGCGGACTCGCCGAAAGCCCAGCTCACCACGGTCTCGGTGAGCGGCCGCACCGACGGCACGTACGTGTACACGGGCGAGCTGGTCAACGCGAAGGGCACGACGGCCACGACATCCGTCACGGTCAAGGTGAAGGATGCCGCACCAGGGGTGCCTGTGGTCAGCCACGACAACTGGGATCGCGACGGCAGCTACACCGTGACCACCGACCTCTGGTGGGGCACGAACGGCACCGAGTACCGGCTGTACGAGAACGGCGCTCTGATCGACACTCAGACCCTCGTGGCCGCCTCGCCCTCGGCGCAGCGCGCGAAGACGGCGATCACCGGACGCGCCCCCGGCACCTACGCCTATGTCGCCGAGTTCTCGAACGCTGCGGGCACCACGGCCTCGAAGAGCGTGACCGTGACGGTGAGGTGA
- a CDS encoding serine hydrolase domain-containing protein, which produces MTFDAAFDWARRHVQAERLPTAVVGMATADGIVDLEGFGVATDAVYPLFSITKVLTGITATRAIERGLLTPNTPLTEALPDFGSSRDDIVRLWHLASHTSGISEPALDTPLPLRHELLRQGRDFAAGTASRYSTLAFEGIAALIEHATDTTWDAGTFEWAQSIGAIGLTLDTAQSVGVPDAAAGGLDLDRFHVTRAPGAGLLGRAEDLLHLGTELLRITQGHKDGILSPAGLAMMRRPLTGDIPRLDPYPDERGQDWGFTFNLRSRAPGLVDRDVFGHGGWAGTEFWVHPNAGVAWVLLTNAAVRPGVDADELDNAVVSAL; this is translated from the coding sequence ATGACCTTCGACGCAGCATTCGATTGGGCGCGCCGTCACGTGCAGGCGGAGCGCCTGCCGACCGCCGTGGTCGGCATGGCCACCGCAGACGGGATCGTCGACCTCGAAGGGTTCGGAGTCGCGACGGATGCCGTGTACCCGCTGTTCTCGATCACGAAGGTGCTCACGGGCATCACCGCGACCAGGGCCATCGAGCGAGGCCTGCTCACCCCGAACACCCCCCTCACGGAGGCACTGCCGGACTTCGGGTCGTCTCGCGATGACATCGTGCGGCTCTGGCATCTCGCATCGCACACCTCCGGCATCTCCGAGCCCGCCCTCGACACCCCGCTTCCGCTGCGCCACGAGCTGCTCCGCCAGGGCCGGGACTTCGCGGCGGGCACCGCATCGCGGTACTCCACGCTGGCTTTCGAAGGCATCGCCGCGCTGATCGAGCACGCGACCGACACGACATGGGATGCCGGCACCTTCGAGTGGGCGCAGAGCATCGGCGCGATCGGCCTGACCCTCGACACCGCACAGTCGGTCGGCGTTCCCGATGCAGCGGCCGGCGGGCTCGACCTCGACCGGTTCCATGTCACGCGAGCACCCGGCGCAGGGCTGCTGGGGCGCGCCGAGGATCTGCTGCACCTCGGCACCGAGCTGCTGCGCATCACTCAGGGCCACAAGGACGGCATCCTGTCTCCGGCCGGCCTCGCGATGATGCGGCGCCCACTGACGGGAGACATCCCGCGCCTCGATCCATACCCCGACGAGCGGGGCCAGGACTGGGGCTTCACGTTCAATCTGCGGTCCCGGGCACCCGGTCTCGTCGACCGCGATGTCTTCGGTCACGGCGGGTGGGCCGGCACCGAGTTCTGGGTGCACCCGAACGCGGGGGTGGCCTGGGTGCTGCTCACCAACGCTGCAGTCCGGCCCGGCGTCGACGCCGACGAGCTCGACAACGCCGTGGTGAGCGCTCTCTAG
- a CDS encoding ABC transporter ATP-binding protein codes for MAQKALSHPAALIDGRHPTRSVLRLVARRPWRLTFAITAFAIKEIPLWFLPVITAAIIDVVASDGDVTEVLWWFALAAVLLLQNYPNHIIYTRNFMTVVRDLGADLRNALTARLQSLSIGYHTRMSSSIVQTKVVRDVENVELMLQQVTHPLLSSTMVMLGALGMTAITVPQFLPVYALAVPIAIGIRYGMRNRSQRRNEVFRREIETLSARVGEMASLIPVTRAHGLEETAISRVAGGADGVRRAGLDLDLLNGRVASISWVAMQLLGVACLMLAAVCALTGFLPITPGEVVMLSSYFTLLTGGLTQLLMLIPVGARGLESVRSIAEVLQEPDVEQNSGKRVVSAVAGEIVLDSATHRYSDADEDALFEIDLRIAPGETVAFVGSSGSGKSTLLNLVLGFVRPTSGRIVLDGADMQELDLRTVRRSISVVPQESVLFEGSVFDNIAYGMPDVTPARVEQALRDANAWEFVSEQPQGWHTVVGERGARLSGGQRQRLAIARALVRDPRILLLDEATSALDPESESLVKEALERLMRGRTTLVVAHRLSTIRQADRIVVLERGRIVEQGSHDDLLAADGRYARLHLVQNGMR; via the coding sequence ATGGCACAGAAAGCGCTTTCCCATCCGGCCGCGCTCATCGACGGTCGGCATCCGACGCGCTCTGTGCTGCGCCTGGTCGCCCGCCGCCCCTGGCGGTTGACCTTCGCGATCACCGCCTTCGCGATCAAGGAGATCCCGCTCTGGTTCCTGCCGGTGATCACCGCGGCGATCATCGACGTGGTGGCGAGCGACGGCGATGTGACCGAGGTGCTGTGGTGGTTCGCGCTCGCCGCGGTGCTTCTGCTGCAGAACTATCCCAACCACATCATCTACACGCGCAACTTCATGACCGTGGTGCGCGATCTCGGCGCCGACCTGCGCAACGCCCTCACCGCCCGGCTGCAGAGTCTCTCGATCGGCTACCACACGCGGATGAGCTCGTCGATCGTGCAGACGAAGGTCGTGCGCGACGTCGAGAACGTCGAGCTGATGCTGCAGCAGGTCACGCATCCGCTGCTGTCGTCGACCATGGTGATGCTCGGAGCGCTCGGGATGACGGCGATCACCGTGCCGCAGTTCCTGCCCGTCTACGCCCTCGCCGTGCCCATCGCCATCGGCATCCGCTACGGGATGCGCAATCGCTCGCAGCGCCGCAACGAGGTCTTCCGACGCGAGATCGAGACGCTGTCGGCCCGCGTCGGCGAGATGGCGTCGCTGATTCCGGTGACTCGCGCTCACGGACTCGAAGAGACGGCGATCAGCCGTGTCGCGGGCGGTGCAGACGGGGTGCGCAGGGCCGGCCTCGACCTCGACCTGCTCAACGGGCGGGTCGCGTCGATCTCGTGGGTGGCGATGCAGCTGCTCGGTGTCGCCTGCCTCATGCTCGCCGCCGTGTGTGCCCTCACCGGCTTCCTGCCGATCACGCCCGGCGAGGTCGTGATGCTCTCGAGCTACTTCACCCTGTTGACCGGCGGTCTCACCCAGCTGCTGATGCTCATCCCGGTCGGCGCCCGCGGGCTCGAGTCGGTGCGCTCGATCGCCGAGGTGCTGCAGGAGCCCGATGTCGAGCAGAACTCCGGCAAGCGCGTCGTCTCGGCGGTCGCCGGTGAGATCGTGCTCGACTCGGCGACGCATCGCTACTCGGATGCCGACGAGGACGCCCTGTTCGAGATCGATCTGCGCATCGCGCCCGGCGAGACCGTCGCGTTCGTCGGTTCGTCGGGGTCGGGCAAATCGACGCTCCTGAACCTCGTGCTGGGGTTCGTCAGACCCACGAGCGGCCGCATCGTGCTCGACGGAGCCGACATGCAGGAGCTCGACCTGCGCACCGTGCGTCGGTCGATCTCGGTCGTGCCGCAGGAGTCCGTGCTGTTCGAGGGCTCGGTCTTCGACAACATCGCCTACGGCATGCCCGATGTCACGCCCGCACGTGTCGAACAGGCTCTGCGAGACGCCAACGCGTGGGAGTTCGTGAGCGAGCAGCCGCAGGGGTGGCACACCGTCGTCGGCGAGCGAGGCGCACGCCTCTCGGGTGGTCAGCGTCAGCGCCTCGCCATCGCCCGTGCGCTCGTCCGCGACCCGCGGATCCTGCTGCTCGACGAGGCGACCAGCGCACTCGACCCCGAATCGGAGAGCCTCGTGAAAGAGGCGCTCGAGCGGCTGATGCGGGGGCGCACCACTCTCGTCGTCGCGCACCGTCTGTCGACGATCAGGCAGGCCGATCGCATCGTCGTGCTCGAGCGCGGGCGCATCGTCGAGCAGGGGTCGCACGACGATCTGCTCGCCGCAGACGGGCGATACGCTCGGTTGCACCTGGTGCAGAACGGCATGAGATGA
- a CDS encoding Gfo/Idh/MocA family protein, whose amino-acid sequence MTSVKTLRAALVGTGAVANAHARSVAAYPRAELVAVADLSPEKAQEFAERYGIAAAYGDLDEMLAAEHPDVVLICTPPGPHRSQSLAAFAAGAHVIVEKPPAPSLDELDDMRAGAEAAGRQLAVVFQQRTGTAAAHVRSLLQSGALGRPLVAVCQTLWFRDADYFAVPWRGKWQTEGGGTTLGHGIHQIDLLAHLLGDWSSVQGRLWRLDRETETEDVSTATIVFEQGVVAQLITSAVSPREASSIRIDTQKATITVDHVYGHGHENWRVTPAPGFESEAEGWGFPDVEERSDHEPLLRDVFDALLDGGPLPATADAPARSLEIVAGIYASAAGDGAVITPEILAAHPTHRAGFASPVTDLRR is encoded by the coding sequence ATGACTTCTGTCAAGACACTTCGCGCTGCCCTGGTGGGCACCGGAGCCGTGGCGAACGCGCACGCGCGCTCCGTCGCCGCGTACCCGCGCGCAGAGCTCGTCGCGGTCGCCGATCTCAGCCCGGAGAAGGCCCAGGAGTTCGCCGAGAGGTATGGCATCGCCGCCGCCTACGGCGACCTCGACGAGATGCTCGCAGCCGAGCATCCTGACGTCGTGCTCATCTGCACGCCGCCGGGGCCGCACCGGTCGCAGTCTCTCGCCGCCTTCGCCGCAGGCGCACACGTGATCGTCGAGAAACCGCCGGCGCCGTCGCTCGATGAGCTCGACGACATGCGGGCCGGCGCCGAGGCTGCGGGCAGACAGCTCGCGGTCGTCTTCCAGCAGCGCACCGGAACCGCCGCGGCGCACGTGCGCTCGCTGCTGCAGAGCGGTGCGCTCGGACGCCCGCTGGTGGCCGTGTGCCAGACGCTCTGGTTCCGCGACGCCGACTACTTCGCCGTGCCGTGGCGCGGCAAGTGGCAGACCGAGGGCGGTGGCACGACGCTCGGGCACGGCATCCATCAGATCGACCTGCTCGCGCACCTGCTGGGCGACTGGTCGTCGGTGCAGGGCAGGCTCTGGCGTCTCGACCGCGAGACCGAGACCGAGGACGTCTCGACCGCCACGATCGTCTTCGAGCAGGGCGTGGTCGCTCAGCTCATCACTAGTGCGGTGTCGCCCCGAGAGGCGAGCTCGATCCGCATCGACACGCAGAAGGCCACGATCACGGTCGATCACGTCTACGGGCACGGCCACGAGAACTGGCGGGTCACGCCGGCGCCGGGCTTCGAATCGGAGGCCGAGGGATGGGGCTTCCCGGATGTCGAGGAGCGCAGTGATCACGAGCCGCTGCTGCGTGATGTGTTCGACGCTCTGCTCGACGGAGGGCCGCTTCCGGCGACCGCGGATGCTCCGGCCCGTTCGCTCGAGATCGTGGCGGGGATCTACGCCTCGGCCGCGGGTGACGGCGCCGTGATCACTCCGGAGATCCTGGCTGCGCACCCAACCCACCGCGCCGGATTCGCGAGCCCGGTCACCGATCTGCGCCGATGA